The Henckelia pumila isolate YLH828 chromosome 2, ASM3356847v2, whole genome shotgun sequence genome includes a window with the following:
- the LOC140877964 gene encoding uncharacterized protein, which translates to MAGEPPRTRNNNRGDNANPPPGISLSREDLAAIAAIVATTLQGMGNTNGNDNGNGNPPPPPPAQNGVKFHCESLRKNRTEMFKGDADPEVGRNWMKKMEDQLRLLEVPEALKVEVTIPFLEDKARKWWEAVSPAMLVAGLVTWQQFSTAFLKQYFLAEVRMQKLSDFENLMQSSDMTVVEYTSKFNELGSYAPTIMGDDELKLHRFKKGLSSRIQSALAVYQPANFADLMGAAIRAESDIKRRENDFHNKRPLTGQYSSNEQISKRPNQSGEFFMETYSAPNLPPIKLCPICNLRHEGECLRKTGACFNCGKLGHRMSNCPEPVKPRTGSIPGTTQNPPKEAKPNARGYAITQEEANDANKVVAGTLLINKSAYVLFDCSVAPSFISKRFAKKLGLIHEKVTELFRVATPKSKLTQVSRTKLFIRREGCKTQDFGPKYIQ; encoded by the coding sequence ATGGCCGGAGAACCCCCAAGAACACGCAACAACAATCGTGGGGATAATGCGAATCCACCTCCAGGAATCAGTCTTAGTAGAGAAGACCTTGCGGCTATCGCAGCAATAGTGGCGACGACCCTCCAAGGGATGGGAAATACAAATGGCAACGACAACGGCAATGGCAATCCGCCACCTCCTCCACCTGCTCAGAATGGAGTCAAATTCCATTGTGAATCGCTCCGTAAGAACCGAACTGAAATGTTTAAGGGAGATGCTGACCCAGAGGTGGGACGAAATTggatgaagaagatggaggaccAACTGCGTTTACTTGAAGTCCCTGAAGCACTTAAAGTGGAGGTGACAATTCCTTTTCTGGAGGACAAAGCAAGGAAATGGTGGGAAGCAGTTTCACCTGCTATGCTAGTCGCGGGACTAGTCACATGGCAACAGTTCAGTACTGCATTTTTGAAGCAGTACTTCCTAGCGGAGGTTCGAATGCAGAAGCTGAGCGACTTCGAAAATCTCATGCAATCTTCAGATATGACAGTGGTGGAGTACACCTCCAAGTTCAATGAGCTCGGGTCTTACGCCCCAACTATTATGGGAGATGATGAGCTGAAGTTGCACCGGTTCAAGAAGGGGTTGAGCAGCCGAATCCAGTCGGCATTAGCAGTTTATCAGCCTGCCAACTTTGCAGACTTGATGGGAGCGGCCATCCGAGCTGAATCGGATATCAAGCGTCGTGAGAATGACTTCCACAACAAACGACCTCTGACGGGCCAATATTCTTCGAACGAGCAGATTTCCAAGCGTCCGAACCAGTCTGGTGAATTTTTCATGGAAACTTATTCTGCTCCCAATCTCCCACCGATCAAGCTATGCCCTATCTGCAACCTCCGACACGAAGGGGAATGTCTTCGGAAAACTGGCGCTTGTTTCAACTGTGGCAAGTTAGGACACCGGATGTCTAATTGTCCTGAACCCGTGAAGCCAAGGACGGGGTCAATTCCTGGCACCACTCAGAATCCACCGAAGGAAGCTAAGCCCAATGCTCGTGGGTATGCCATCACACAAGAAGAAGCAAATGACGCAAATAAAGTTGTGGCAGGTACCCTTCTAATCAATAAGTCTGCATACGTTCTGTTTGATTGTAGTGTCGCACCTTCGTTTATATCTAAGAGGTTTGCTAAGAAGTTAGGGCTTATACATGAGAAAGTGACTGAACTATTTAGAGTAGCGACCCCTAAGAGCAAGTTAAcccaagtttcgaggacgaaacttttCATAAGGAGAGAGGGATGTAAAACCCAAGACTTTGGTCCCAAGTATATTCAATAA
- the LOC140877963 gene encoding protein FAR1-RELATED SEQUENCE 5-like — MYDLRKKWVPAYLNHVFAAGMSSSQRSESSHSFFKRYVSKKNSLVDFIIRFNRALKHQRHNELVSDHVDRNESPKIKGNLPMEHQMVKVYTKKKWVEFESEISESHGYCVQQVSEEDEKVIYNVMHYQSSSSSKPKVLTHDKEKNYISCSCKKFDFEGIPCRHMLAYFRFNQVFQLPDKYILNRWTQHAMVGAPYTMGEENISNDPEKLLISRHSRLSFKSSLIVDEASLTDERTKLMEEQLDSLYYKIREINSSRNLSMGRQRKRTIDGPLDILDPFEVRTKRCGKRLKSAKEKSISRVRQCHGCGLRGVSHDKRNCPNLRDGSTIDNQYNSDTSTDEEDVDP; from the exons ATGTATGATTTGAGAAAGAAGTGGGTGCCAGCatatcttaatcatgtttttgctGCTGGAATGTCAAGTAGTCAAAGATCTGAAAGTTCTCATTCATTTTTTAAGAGGTATGTCTCCAAGAAGAACTCGTTGGTGGATTTTATAATCCGTTTCAATAGAGCACTCAAACATCAAAGGCACAATGAGTTAGTTTCCGACCATGTTGATAGAAATGAGTCTCCGAAGATCAAAGGAAATTTGCCAATGGAACATCAGATGGTTAAGGtgtatacaaaaaaaaaatgggttgAGTTTGAAAGTGAAATCAGTGAGAGTCATGGCTATTGTGTGCAACAAGTCTCAGAAGAAGATGAGAAAGTGATCTACAATGTGATGCATTATCAAAGCTCTTCTTCCTCTAAACCGAAGGTGCTCACACATGACAAAGAAAAGAACTACATATCATGTAGTTGTAAGAAGTTTGATTTTGAGGGAATTCCATGTAGGCATATGTTAGCCTATTTTCGTTTCAACCAGGTGTTTCAATTGCCTGATAAATATATACTCAATCGATGGACACAACATGCAATGGTTGGAGCACCATATACAATGGGTGAAGAAAATATCAGCAATGATCCGGAGAAGCTTTTGATTTCACGACACTCGAGATTATCCTTCAAGAGTTCATTAATAGTTGATGAGGCATCTTTGACTGATGAGAGAACAAAGCTCATGGAGGAACAATTGGATTCTCTCTACTACAAAATTAGGGAAATTAACAGCAGTAGAAATCTGAGCATGGGAAGGCAGAGGAAGAGAACTATTGATGGGCCCCTGGATATTTTGGATCCTTTTGAAGTGAGAACAAAAAGATGTGGTAAGAGATTGAAATCTGCGAAGGAGAAATCAATCTCAAGAGTTAGGCAATGCCATGGTTGTGGGCTTCGAGGTGTGTCCCATGATAAACGCAATTGTCCGAATTTGCGTGACGG GTCAACTATAGATAATCAATACAACAGTGATACGAGCACAGACGAAGAAGATGTGGATCCATAA
- the LOC140877962 gene encoding protein FAR1-RELATED SEQUENCE 5-like, giving the protein MEENSDDDQIYMPEVVDERKPKIGMEFGSVDEAFLFYNHYAREAGFSTRINNSKKDQITNEVVWKQFVCSKEGHTDEKKKQPSDEKRRKKRARGQVRTGCRSKISIVKAQSGTNWAVSAFQESHNHPLSTPSKVHLLRSHHTVSAAKKALNQQFLEANVPTCQQIRLLEIEYGGSEHIGCTERDIRNFERDLKNEQKDSEKRLNRCFWADAVSRRTYSAFGDVVVFDTTYNTNKYGMIFAPLVRVNHHHQTIVFGCGFLSDEKTESFVWLLNKFVEAMPTGAPNVIITDQDPAMTKAIAQVFPQTMHRYCLWHILNKFSEKLDPMTFRDHYQSIKHVIENSTTPDEFVSSWEEAMKCANWREMIGYN; this is encoded by the exons ATGGAAGAAAACAGTGATGATGATCAGATATACATGCCCGAAGTTGTAGATGAGAGAAAACCCAAAATTGGGATGGAATTTGGCTCAGTAGATGAGGCTTTTTTGTTCTATAACCATTATGCTCGAGAAGCTGGATTTAGCACGAGAATCAACAATAGCAAAAAAGATCAGATTACAAATGAGGTTGTTTGGAAACAATTTGTATGCTCTAAAGAAGGGCATACCGATGAGAAGAAGAAACAACCAAGTGATGAGAAACGAAGAAAAAAAAGAGCTCGTGGTCAAGTGAGAACTGGTTGTCGATCAAAAATTTCAATTGTGAAGGCACAAAGTGGAACAAACTGGGCTGTCAGTGCTTTTCAGGAGAGTCATAATCATCCACTATCGACTCCTTCAAAGGTGCATTTGCTACGGTCACATCACACTGTTTCGGCAGCAAAGAAAGCATTGAATCAACAATTTTTAGAAGCCAATGTGCCAACTTGTCAGCAAATTCGGTTATTGGAGATTGAGTATGGAGGGTCTGAGCATATTGGTTGCACAGAAAGAGATATTAGAAACTTTGAGAGAGATCTGAAAAATGAACAAAAAG ATTCAGAAAAGAGATTAAATAGGTGTTTTTGGGCGGATGCTGTATCAAGGAGGACATACAGTGCATTTGGTGATGTAGTTGTGTTTGACACGACGTATAACACCAACAAATATGGGATGATTTTTGCACCACTTGTAAGAgttaatcatcatcatcaaacgATTGTTTTTGGTTGTGGATTTCTAAGTGATGAGAAAACCGAGTCTTTTGTTTGGCTGCTTAACAAGTTTGTAGAAGCCATGCCTACAGGTGCACCAAACGTGATCATTACTGACCAGGATCCTGCTATGACGAAAGCCATTGCACAAGTTTTCCCACAAACAATGCATCGATATTGTTTGTGGCACATACTGAACAAGTTCTCAGAGAAATTAGACCCTATGACTTTTCGTGACCACTATCAAAGCATCAAGCATGTCATCGAAAATTCAACAACACCAGATGAATTTGTGAGTTCTTGGGAAGAGGCCATGAAATGTGCTAACTGGAGGGAAATGATTGGTTACAACTGA